A genomic window from Streptomyces mirabilis includes:
- a CDS encoding FtsX-like permease family protein, whose translation MTGFLLLRVRAHRLLLGAALLAVLLTTSVLAALAAFSASVGDAALRQNLSGPAATSASLVISADVPRGREEAAQDAAVRGARRTFAGLPVTVRTLRGSGPYALPRSFQVADGRTGHPDLTHFAALDRSRIRLVSGTLPGPAPAARTAPVPVALPEVAADRLKVRPGARISLTDRLGGAPLTVRVTGVYRAADSADPYWQLDTLGGHGVRTVDFTTYGPLLADPSVLASRTSAGTTGWVATAHYRSLTTDGIDALREASAREPEVLRKNAVFGAGATVRTALPAVLDRTGRALLVSRSTLMIVSVQLVLLAGYALLLVARLLDTERAGETDLLKARGASRRRITGLAVLEALLLAVPAAVGAALVSGPPMRLLARWSSLDRSGVRLGDAPVLQVWLVAAGVAVCCAAAVVAPALAATAGAPPRLRRVRAAAGAAPVRAGADVGLLLIAAVAYWQLDRQTGSSGGGALSRDRAGDLGIDPLLVAAPALALLAGTVLTLRLLPLGARLAERRAASGRGLPAALAGWQFSRRPLRGAGPVLLLVLAVTTGMLAIGQSASWQRSQGDQADFGTGASVRVLDGRPGSPGQTGLYAALPGVRDAAPAYRATTDLSGGRRATVLALDTAHAGEGILLRGDLADEPVGRLLRGLAPREKAAGLSVSLPDGTRRLALDLRITDEPAATGGTTAAGGEAKAGRSPSGLAPLVTVVVEDGYGIAYRLSAGKLPVDGRVHRVTLDLDVSASGARATPAGPLRLAGLQLDGTVPAGEPEQHRLTVVRMLSTGPDGTARAVAVPVGVRWRGSRTETADGAALPSTALRPAASRTAPLTVAYGTGNAPGSDAWASGPPEFTVRLDTARATPPAPIAAVATRAFLRAAGTEPGESIDMTLDGERLRVTIVRSVSELPTTGAGAAWAGAGADTAGASDGAAGEGGADGGALLLDLRAVNAVFAQRARAPLAPAEWWLSTAPGRAAQVAAALRGRPDIEPDQVLVRDEAADRLLGDPLGAGPRAALLAVAVAAAVLAAGGFAVGTAGSRRERSAEFAVLRALGAGRRELARLVAVEQGLLIGAGLLAGLGLGTVLTRAVVPLIVLTPGAARPVPRVLVELPVSQVALLLVGVAALPLLISAATAVRRADPAVALRHQGDS comes from the coding sequence GTGACGGGCTTCTTGTTGCTGCGCGTTCGGGCGCATCGGCTGCTGCTCGGCGCCGCCCTGCTCGCGGTGCTGCTGACCACCTCGGTGCTCGCCGCCCTCGCCGCGTTCTCCGCCTCGGTCGGGGACGCCGCGCTCCGACAGAACCTGAGCGGCCCGGCCGCGACCTCCGCCTCACTCGTCATCAGCGCCGACGTGCCCCGCGGCCGGGAGGAGGCGGCCCAGGACGCGGCGGTCCGCGGCGCGCGCCGGACCTTCGCGGGGCTTCCGGTGACCGTACGGACATTGCGCGGTTCGGGGCCGTACGCGCTGCCCCGTTCTTTCCAGGTCGCCGATGGCCGCACGGGGCACCCGGACCTCACCCACTTCGCCGCCCTCGACCGGTCGCGGATCAGGCTGGTCTCGGGCACGCTGCCCGGCCCGGCCCCGGCGGCGCGCACCGCTCCCGTGCCCGTGGCGCTGCCCGAAGTGGCCGCCGACCGGCTGAAGGTGCGGCCCGGCGCGCGGATCTCCCTGACCGACCGGCTGGGTGGCGCGCCCCTGACGGTCCGGGTCACCGGCGTGTACCGGGCCGCCGACAGCGCGGATCCGTACTGGCAGCTGGACACCCTCGGCGGTCACGGGGTGCGCACCGTCGACTTCACCACCTACGGCCCGCTGCTCGCCGACCCGTCCGTCCTCGCCTCCCGCACCTCCGCGGGCACCACCGGATGGGTGGCGACGGCCCACTACCGGAGTCTGACCACCGACGGCATCGACGCGCTGCGCGAGGCCTCGGCCCGCGAGCCCGAAGTGCTGCGCAAGAACGCGGTGTTCGGAGCCGGGGCGACCGTGCGGACGGCGCTGCCCGCCGTGCTCGACAGGACCGGGCGCGCGCTGCTCGTCTCCCGGTCCACGCTGATGATCGTCTCCGTCCAGTTGGTGCTGCTCGCCGGGTACGCGCTGCTGCTGGTGGCGCGGCTGCTCGACACCGAGCGGGCGGGCGAGACCGATCTGCTGAAGGCGCGGGGTGCCTCGCGCCGCCGGATCACGGGCCTCGCCGTGCTGGAGGCGCTGCTGCTCGCCGTACCGGCGGCGGTGGGTGCCGCGCTGGTGTCCGGTCCGCCAATGCGGCTGCTCGCCCGGTGGTCGTCCCTCGACCGGTCCGGGGTGCGGCTCGGGGACGCTCCGGTGCTCCAGGTGTGGCTGGTCGCGGCCGGGGTCGCGGTGTGCTGCGCGGCGGCGGTCGTGGCGCCCGCGCTGGCCGCGACGGCGGGTGCGCCGCCGCGGCTGCGGCGTGTGCGGGCCGCGGCGGGCGCGGCGCCGGTGCGGGCCGGGGCCGACGTGGGGCTGCTGTTGATCGCGGCGGTGGCGTACTGGCAACTCGACCGGCAGACCGGCTCGTCCGGTGGCGGCGCGCTCAGCCGTGACCGGGCGGGCGATCTGGGCATCGATCCGCTGCTGGTCGCGGCGCCCGCACTGGCCCTGCTGGCGGGCACGGTGCTGACGCTGCGGCTGCTGCCGCTGGGTGCGCGGCTCGCGGAGCGGCGGGCCGCGAGCGGGCGGGGCCTGCCGGCGGCGCTGGCGGGCTGGCAGTTCAGCCGGCGTCCGCTGCGTGGGGCGGGGCCGGTGCTGCTGCTGGTCCTGGCCGTGACGACCGGGATGCTGGCGATCGGGCAGAGCGCGTCGTGGCAGCGGTCGCAGGGCGACCAGGCGGACTTCGGGACGGGTGCTTCCGTGCGAGTGCTGGACGGCAGGCCGGGCAGCCCCGGCCAGACCGGTCTGTACGCCGCGCTGCCCGGGGTACGGGACGCCGCTCCCGCCTACCGCGCCACCACGGACCTCTCCGGCGGTCGCAGGGCGACGGTGCTCGCTCTGGACACGGCGCACGCCGGGGAGGGGATATTGCTGCGCGGCGACCTCGCCGACGAGCCCGTGGGACGGCTGCTGCGGGGTCTCGCGCCTCGGGAGAAGGCGGCCGGACTCTCGGTGTCGCTGCCCGACGGCACCCGGCGGCTCGCGCTCGACCTGCGGATCACCGACGAGCCGGCGGCAACGGGCGGGACGACGGCCGCGGGTGGAGAGGCGAAGGCGGGGCGTTCTCCTTCCGGACTCGCGCCGCTGGTCACCGTCGTCGTCGAGGACGGCTACGGCATCGCGTACCGGCTGAGCGCCGGGAAGCTGCCCGTCGACGGCCGGGTCCACCGGGTCACCCTCGACCTGGACGTGTCGGCTTCGGGCGCCCGCGCCACGCCTGCCGGGCCGCTGCGGCTGGCCGGGCTGCAGCTCGACGGCACGGTTCCCGCGGGCGAGCCCGAACAGCACCGGCTCACCGTCGTGCGCATGCTGTCCACGGGCCCCGACGGAACCGCCCGCGCGGTCGCGGTGCCCGTCGGGGTGCGCTGGCGCGGCAGCAGGACCGAGACGGCGGACGGAGCGGCGCTCCCGTCGACGGCCCTGCGTCCGGCCGCGTCGAGGACGGCGCCGCTCACGGTCGCGTACGGGACGGGCAACGCGCCCGGAAGCGACGCATGGGCCTCCGGTCCGCCGGAGTTCACCGTCCGCCTCGACACCGCGCGGGCCACGCCCCCGGCACCGATCGCGGCCGTCGCCACCCGGGCGTTCCTGCGCGCGGCCGGGACCGAGCCGGGCGAGAGCATCGACATGACGCTGGACGGGGAGCGGCTGCGGGTGACGATCGTGCGGTCGGTGAGCGAGCTGCCGACGACCGGAGCGGGCGCGGCCTGGGCCGGGGCCGGCGCGGACACAGCGGGAGCATCGGACGGAGCGGCGGGCGAGGGCGGGGCGGACGGGGGCGCTCTGTTGCTGGATCTGCGCGCCGTGAACGCCGTGTTCGCGCAGCGCGCACGCGCTCCGCTCGCACCCGCCGAATGGTGGCTGAGCACCGCCCCCGGCAGGGCCGCGCAGGTCGCGGCCGCGCTGCGGGGCCGCCCCGACATCGAGCCGGACCAGGTGCTCGTACGGGACGAGGCCGCGGACCGGCTGCTGGGCGATCCGCTCGGCGCCGGGCCGCGCGCGGCGCTGCTGGCGGTGGCGGTGGCCGCCGCGGTCCTCGCCGCGGGCGGCTTCGCGGTGGGCACCGCGGGCTCCCGGCGCGAGCGGTCCGCGGAGTTCGCCGTGCTCAGGGCCCTGGGTGCGGGCCGCCGGGAACTCGCCCGGCTGGTCGCCGTGGAGCAGGGCCTGCTGATCGGGGCCGGTCTGCTCGCCGGTCTCGGCCTCGGCACCGTCCTGACCCGGGCCGTCGTTCCGCTGATCGTGCTGACCCCGGGGGCCGCGCGACCGGTCCCCCGCGTCCTCGTCGAACTCCCGGTGTCCCAGGTGGCGCTGCTCCTCGTGGGCGTCGCGGCCCTGCCCCTGCTGATCAGCGCCGCGACGGCTGTCCGCCGCGCCGACCCGGCGGTCGCGCTCCGCCACCAGGGGGACAGCTGA
- a CDS encoding ABC transporter ATP-binding protein: MTENTGTRSGAALVGESADEPMVRVENLHHSYGTGAVAVHALRGASFELRRGELVALKGRSGSGKTTLLHLIGGLDRPDRGRVLIDGTDLSALGENELLELRRDRIGYIFQSFGLIPILTAAENVGVPLRLRRADPREREERVALLLALVGLADHEAQRPAELSGGQQQRVSIARALANHPALLLADEPTGQLDAQTGLAVMELLRAVVASEGVTALVATHDPQLLGLADRVLELSDGEVVEH, translated from the coding sequence ATGACGGAGAACACCGGCACGCGGTCCGGTGCCGCCCTCGTGGGCGAGTCCGCCGACGAACCGATGGTGCGGGTGGAGAACCTGCACCACTCGTACGGCACGGGCGCGGTGGCCGTGCACGCGCTGCGTGGCGCCTCCTTCGAGCTGCGGCGCGGTGAACTCGTCGCCCTCAAGGGCCGGTCGGGCTCCGGCAAGACGACCCTGCTCCATCTGATCGGCGGCCTCGACCGCCCGGACCGCGGCCGCGTCCTCATCGACGGCACCGACCTGTCCGCACTCGGTGAGAACGAGCTGCTGGAACTGCGCCGCGACCGCATCGGCTACATCTTCCAGTCCTTCGGACTCATCCCCATCCTCACCGCGGCCGAGAACGTGGGAGTGCCGCTGCGGCTGCGCAGAGCCGACCCCCGCGAACGTGAGGAGCGCGTGGCCCTGCTGCTCGCCCTCGTGGGGCTCGCCGACCACGAGGCCCAGCGCCCGGCGGAGCTCTCCGGCGGGCAGCAGCAGCGGGTGTCCATCGCCCGCGCCCTCGCCAACCACCCGGCCCTGCTGCTCGCCGACGAGCCGACCGGACAGCTGGACGCGCAGACCGGCCTGGCGGTGATGGAGCTGCTGCGGGCGGTGGTCGCCAGTGAGGGCGTCACGGCCCTGGTCGCCACGCACGACCCCCAACTCCTGGGCCTGGCCGACCGCGTACTCGAACTGAGCGACGGCGAGGTCGTCGAGCACTGA
- a CDS encoding chitosanase gives MKRARLLLLAVLPLVAVAVCFLAPGLTDARGAAGRARARQDAERPAGAGLAAPDKKELAQKLVASAENSTLDWRSAYAYIEDIGDGQGYTAGLIGFCTGTHDLLVLVEGYTKDHPGNGLARYLPALRKVDGTDSHEGLGPGFVAAWRKEASVAAFRRAQDAERDRVYFDPAVRRAKLDGLGTLGQFIYYDAMVMHGPGTGAGGFYDLRTRAMAQADTPAEGGSEKTYLDLFLDVRRAAMKAESAHRDTTRIDTAQRLFLYDGNLDLRTPLEWKVYGETYKVP, from the coding sequence ATGAAACGTGCTCGGCTCCTCCTGCTCGCGGTCCTCCCCCTGGTCGCGGTGGCGGTCTGCTTCCTCGCCCCGGGACTCACGGACGCGAGGGGGGCCGCCGGGCGCGCGCGGGCCCGCCAGGACGCCGAGCGACCGGCGGGCGCGGGCCTCGCCGCCCCGGACAAGAAGGAGCTGGCCCAGAAGCTCGTGGCGAGCGCGGAGAACTCCACGCTCGACTGGCGCAGCGCGTACGCCTACATCGAGGACATCGGCGACGGCCAGGGGTACACGGCGGGTCTCATCGGCTTCTGCACCGGCACCCACGATCTGCTCGTCCTGGTCGAGGGCTACACGAAGGACCACCCGGGCAACGGCCTCGCCCGCTACCTCCCCGCCCTGCGCAAGGTCGACGGGACGGACTCGCACGAGGGTCTCGGCCCGGGATTCGTGGCGGCCTGGCGCAAGGAAGCCTCGGTGGCCGCCTTCCGCAGGGCGCAGGACGCCGAGCGGGACCGCGTCTACTTCGACCCCGCGGTGCGCCGCGCCAAACTCGACGGCCTCGGCACGCTGGGCCAGTTCATCTACTACGACGCCATGGTCATGCACGGGCCCGGCACCGGCGCGGGCGGCTTCTACGACCTGCGCACCCGTGCCATGGCCCAGGCCGACACCCCGGCCGAGGGCGGCTCCGAGAAGACCTACCTCGACCTCTTCCTCGACGTCCGTCGCGCGGCGATGAAGGCCGAGAGCGCCCACCGCGACACGACCCGCATCGACACGGCCCAGCGGTTGTTCCTGTACGACGGGAACCTGGACCTGCGCACGCCGCTGGAGTGGAAGGTGTACGGGGAGACGTACAAGGTGCCTTAG
- a CDS encoding rhomboid family intramembrane serine protease, giving the protein MESESTESAESTESAVTTCHRHPKVESHVRCTRCDRYICPDCMREAAVGHQCVECVKEGARTIRQARTAFGGRISTVPVVTYVLIALNVLAYVGEVVRPAIVDRFEMLGAALTGPDGGHYLWQAQYPSDFHPEGVVDGEWYRMLTGAFLHLPPTEGTSGILHIVMNMVSLWNLGRVVEAQLGRIRFVTLYLLSALGGSVLVLVIAPSTPTLGASGAIFGLGAAYYVMARRLGADMSAVNRFMAGLLLWLLISAGLTSWQGHLGGLLAGGVVTLAYAYAPRDRRRALVQAAVCAALLALLVITAVGKVSELTSGAV; this is encoded by the coding sequence GTGGAATCCGAATCCACTGAATCCGCCGAGTCCACCGAATCCGCCGTCACCACCTGTCATCGCCACCCCAAGGTGGAGTCCCATGTGCGCTGCACACGGTGCGACCGCTACATCTGCCCGGACTGCATGCGTGAGGCGGCCGTCGGTCACCAGTGCGTGGAGTGCGTGAAGGAGGGCGCCAGGACGATCCGGCAGGCCCGCACGGCGTTCGGCGGCCGTATCTCGACCGTGCCCGTGGTGACGTACGTCCTGATCGCGCTCAACGTGCTGGCCTATGTGGGCGAGGTGGTGCGCCCGGCGATCGTGGACCGGTTCGAGATGCTGGGCGCGGCGCTGACGGGGCCCGACGGCGGGCACTACCTCTGGCAGGCCCAGTACCCCTCCGACTTCCACCCGGAGGGCGTGGTCGACGGGGAGTGGTACCGGATGCTGACCGGCGCGTTCCTCCATCTGCCGCCCACCGAGGGCACGTCCGGGATTCTGCACATCGTGATGAACATGGTCTCGCTGTGGAACCTGGGCCGGGTGGTGGAGGCCCAGCTGGGCCGGATCCGCTTCGTCACGCTCTACCTGCTCTCGGCCCTCGGCGGCTCGGTCCTCGTGCTGGTGATCGCGCCCTCCACGCCCACGCTCGGTGCGTCGGGTGCCATCTTCGGGCTGGGGGCCGCCTACTACGTCATGGCCCGCCGGCTCGGCGCCGACATGAGCGCCGTCAACCGTTTCATGGCGGGCCTGCTCCTGTGGCTGCTCATCTCGGCGGGACTCACCTCCTGGCAGGGCCACCTCGGCGGACTGCTGGCGGGTGGGGTGGTCACGCTCGCCTACGCGTACGCGCCCCGGGACCGCCGCCGTGCGCTCGTCCAAGCGGCCGTGTGCGCCGCGCTGTTGGCGCTGCTGGTGATCACGGCCGTCGGAAAGGTGTCCGAGCTGACGAGCGGAGCGGTCTGA
- a CDS encoding ABC transporter permease — protein sequence MAWGRQRTERGVAPWVRTRLRTAPGAAVAFGVLVLVTAFLAAALPRALDAYETKGLRQEIAGAPPAATSVELSAPQPGLEIAQSTREKAVRPPALAAVRRAALARLPAPLRADTMESAYGVRTSKSLVGLNHWLPVIDAPPRFTLVAQSGLAAHSTVRGGRLPIATGEVTAGTRKVEAAVTEATARTLRLRVGSVIDVDGFGGTPLVVRITGIVEPRRPQGGYWSAEPVLRTPGVAADAPVPPQFYWDAGLLLAPGAAPVLLGSQGEPELYWRFAPATDRLTAQDVPGLVSRIASLEGGPELLRMREVAGGTAAVATDLETVVGSYSTTRVAITPVVAVGAFGIGAVAAVVLVMAGGLIAVRRAAELALLRARGGSLRGIAGRLLAETAVVAVPAATAGLLLAVLTVDEARLLPAVLGASAVALLACAVLPVRAVVAHRRPWAHAERDDLAHARPGRRRTVAELTVLVLAVGSVVALRRRGASSAGDLLVSAAPVLVGLIAALVLVRLYPLPLRWAARPAARGRGVVGFLSLARAGRSSTVGVALPLLALLLALTTAAFGGSVLAGVSDARDRAALLATGADARIAGPGEVTPLPAGLAGAVRKVAAVRAVTAVRIERTAELTSGGAGAKEGLTLIGVEPASYARLARQTHLGAFPADVLKPKGAQGAGTGRVLNAVASPGLAERLGRAPRRITSLAGDITVRVAAVRSRTPAAPGADFLLVDAAGLTHSDPTTLLATGAALDAPALRTAVRGAGKGLTVTSRDEERAALSDAPLQAGAERIYTTAALAGAGYAVLALLLSLLQSAPERAALLARLHTMGLTSRQGRRLLSLDALPQALLAASGGMLAGWATVRLLAPGIDLERLALATAAGRVPVIGASLRTDLWSLLLPAAGTVLLAWAVAVAQAWWAGRRTSITELRTGGMR from the coding sequence ATGGCCTGGGGGAGACAGCGCACGGAGCGCGGTGTGGCGCCCTGGGTGCGTACGCGGCTGCGGACCGCCCCCGGGGCGGCCGTCGCGTTCGGAGTGCTCGTACTGGTCACGGCGTTCCTCGCGGCGGCGCTGCCGCGCGCCCTCGACGCGTACGAGACGAAAGGGCTGCGGCAGGAGATCGCCGGGGCGCCCCCGGCCGCCACCTCGGTGGAACTGAGCGCGCCGCAGCCGGGCTTGGAGATCGCGCAGTCCACCCGGGAGAAGGCGGTGCGGCCCCCGGCGCTCGCGGCCGTCCGGCGCGCGGCGCTGGCCAGGCTGCCCGCGCCGCTGCGGGCGGACACCATGGAGTCGGCCTACGGGGTACGGACCTCCAAGAGCCTCGTCGGGCTGAATCACTGGCTGCCGGTGATCGACGCGCCGCCCCGTTTCACGCTGGTCGCGCAGTCGGGACTCGCCGCCCACTCCACCGTGCGCGGCGGGCGGCTCCCCATCGCCACCGGGGAGGTGACGGCGGGCACCAGGAAGGTCGAGGCCGCGGTGACCGAGGCGACCGCCCGGACGCTGCGGCTGCGGGTCGGTTCCGTCATCGACGTGGACGGCTTCGGGGGCACGCCGCTGGTCGTGCGGATCACCGGGATCGTGGAGCCCCGGCGTCCGCAGGGCGGTTACTGGTCCGCGGAGCCGGTCCTGCGCACCCCGGGCGTGGCCGCGGACGCCCCGGTCCCGCCGCAGTTCTACTGGGACGCGGGCCTGCTGCTGGCGCCCGGCGCCGCCCCGGTGCTCCTCGGCAGCCAGGGAGAGCCGGAGCTGTACTGGCGGTTCGCCCCCGCCACCGACCGGCTCACCGCACAGGACGTCCCGGGGCTCGTCTCCCGGATCGCCTCCCTCGAAGGCGGGCCCGAGCTGCTACGGATGCGCGAGGTGGCCGGGGGCACCGCGGCCGTCGCCACCGATCTGGAGACGGTCGTCGGCTCCTACTCGACGACCCGCGTGGCGATCACGCCCGTGGTGGCGGTCGGGGCGTTCGGGATCGGCGCGGTCGCCGCCGTCGTCCTGGTGATGGCCGGCGGGCTGATCGCCGTCCGCCGGGCCGCCGAACTCGCCCTGCTGCGTGCGCGGGGCGGCTCGCTGCGCGGGATCGCCGGACGGCTCCTCGCCGAGACCGCGGTCGTGGCGGTGCCCGCGGCCACCGCCGGTCTGCTGCTCGCCGTGCTCACCGTCGACGAGGCCCGGCTCCTGCCCGCCGTGCTCGGGGCGTCCGCCGTCGCTCTCCTCGCCTGTGCCGTACTGCCGGTGCGGGCGGTCGTGGCGCACCGCAGGCCGTGGGCGCACGCGGAGCGCGACGATCTCGCCCACGCCAGGCCCGGCAGGCGCCGCACGGTCGCCGAACTCACCGTGCTGGTGCTGGCCGTCGGCTCGGTCGTGGCGCTGCGGCGGCGCGGCGCGTCCAGCGCGGGCGACCTCCTGGTGAGCGCCGCCCCGGTCCTGGTCGGGCTGATCGCGGCGCTGGTGCTCGTACGGCTGTATCCGCTGCCGCTGCGGTGGGCCGCGCGCCCGGCCGCGCGAGGGCGCGGGGTGGTCGGTTTCCTGTCGCTGGCCCGCGCGGGCCGCTCCTCGACGGTGGGCGTCGCGCTGCCGCTGCTGGCGCTGCTGCTGGCCCTGACGACGGCGGCGTTCGGGGGTTCCGTGCTCGCCGGGGTGTCCGACGCCCGGGACCGGGCCGCGCTGCTGGCGACCGGCGCGGACGCGCGGATCGCCGGGCCGGGCGAGGTGACGCCGCTCCCGGCGGGCCTGGCAGGGGCGGTACGGAAGGTCGCGGCCGTGCGTGCGGTGACGGCCGTGCGGATCGAGCGCACGGCGGAGCTCACCTCCGGCGGGGCGGGGGCGAAGGAGGGCCTGACGCTGATCGGGGTCGAGCCGGCGTCGTACGCCCGGCTGGCCCGGCAGACGCATCTCGGGGCGTTCCCCGCGGATGTGTTGAAGCCCAAGGGGGCGCAAGGTGCGGGGACGGGGCGTGTGCTGAACGCCGTCGCCTCCCCCGGTCTCGCGGAGCGTCTGGGCCGCGCGCCGCGTCGGATCACGTCCCTCGCGGGTGACATCACCGTCCGGGTCGCCGCCGTACGCTCCCGCACCCCCGCCGCCCCCGGCGCCGACTTCCTGCTGGTCGACGCCGCGGGCCTCACGCACTCCGACCCGACGACGCTGCTGGCGACCGGTGCCGCACTCGACGCACCGGCCCTGCGGACGGCCGTGCGCGGCGCCGGGAAGGGCCTCACCGTGACGTCGCGCGACGAGGAGCGGGCGGCGCTCTCCGACGCGCCGTTGCAGGCGGGCGCCGAGCGGATCTACACCACGGCCGCCCTGGCCGGTGCGGGGTACGCCGTACTCGCCCTGCTGCTCTCCCTCCTTCAGTCCGCGCCGGAACGAGCCGCGCTGCTGGCCCGGCTGCACACCATGGGCCTCACGTCCCGCCAGGGCCGTCGGCTGCTCAGTCTGGACGCGCTGCCTCAGGCGCTGCTCGCGGCCTCGGGCGGAATGCTCGCCGGCTGGGCCACGGTCCGGCTGCTCGCTCCCGGCATCGACCTGGAACGTCTCGCGCTGGCCACCGCGGCGGGCCGAGTGCCGGTGATCGGCGCGTCGCTGCGTACCGACCTGTGGTCGCTGCTCCTGCCCGCGGCGGGCACGGTGCTGCTGGCGTGGGCGGTGGCCGTCGCGCAGGCCTGGTGGGCGGGGCGCCGTACGTCGATCACCGAACTCAGGACAGGAGGCATGCGATGA
- a CDS encoding HutD family protein — protein MTVRVLPAAGRVAVPWKNGGGVTREIVARPEGADMGDFEWRVSLADVGSDGPFSAFADVDRILTMVEGAGMDLTVGGERRRVATRFVPQRFPGDLPTGCRLLGGPVVNLNVMWHRGAATPTVTVAAPGRPLALPAGPAVLIVALDGAAEAAGVTLGRHDAVLLTDEKTTLHATAHTAVITLPPAA, from the coding sequence GTGACCGTGCGTGTCCTGCCGGCGGCCGGGCGGGTGGCCGTGCCGTGGAAGAACGGTGGCGGGGTGACGCGCGAGATCGTCGCCCGGCCCGAGGGCGCGGACATGGGGGACTTCGAGTGGCGGGTGAGTCTGGCCGACGTCGGCTCCGACGGGCCGTTCTCGGCGTTCGCCGACGTGGACCGGATCCTCACCATGGTCGAGGGGGCGGGGATGGACCTGACGGTCGGCGGTGAACGGCGCCGGGTCGCCACGCGGTTCGTCCCGCAGCGCTTCCCCGGCGACCTGCCGACCGGCTGCCGCCTCCTCGGGGGGCCGGTCGTCAATCTCAACGTCATGTGGCACCGGGGCGCCGCGACGCCCACCGTCACGGTCGCCGCTCCCGGGCGGCCCCTCGCCCTCCCGGCGGGTCCGGCCGTCCTGATCGTCGCCCTCGACGGCGCGGCCGAGGCGGCCGGGGTGACCCTCGGGCGCCACGACGCGGTGCTCCTGACCGACGAGAAGACAACACTCCACGCAACCGCCCACACCGCCGTGATCACCCTCCCCCCGGCTGCCTGA
- a CDS encoding VWA domain-containing protein has protein sequence MAGISLTKVEEAAPALVSLYKSAGVSLTKHGLSGQRAAVYLVVDYSGSMKPYYKDGSVQALADRVLGLSAHLDDDGTVPVVFFSTDIDVVTDIALDNHQGRVEKIVAGLGHMGKTSYHLAMDAVIDHYLDSGSTDPALVVFQTDGGPINKLAAERYLCKAAKLPLFWQFIGFGDPDSKQFEFLRKLDELPVPQKRVVDNAGFFHAGSQPRKVSDAELYDRIVGDFPQWLTAARERGIVR, from the coding sequence ATGGCCGGAATCAGCCTCACCAAGGTGGAGGAGGCCGCGCCCGCGCTGGTCAGTCTGTACAAGAGCGCCGGTGTCTCCCTCACCAAGCACGGGCTGAGCGGACAGCGGGCCGCGGTGTACCTGGTCGTCGACTACTCCGGGTCGATGAAGCCGTACTACAAGGACGGCAGTGTGCAGGCGCTGGCCGACCGGGTGCTCGGCCTGTCGGCGCACCTCGACGACGACGGCACCGTCCCCGTCGTCTTCTTCTCCACGGACATCGACGTGGTCACGGACATCGCGCTCGACAACCATCAGGGCCGGGTGGAGAAGATCGTGGCCGGGCTCGGTCACATGGGGAAGACCAGTTACCACCTGGCCATGGACGCGGTCATCGACCACTACCTCGACAGCGGCTCCACGGACCCCGCCCTGGTCGTCTTCCAGACCGACGGCGGCCCCATCAACAAGCTCGCCGCCGAGAGGTACTTGTGCAAGGCGGCGAAGCTTCCGCTGTTCTGGCAGTTCATAGGGTTCGGTGACCCGGACAGCAAGCAGTTCGAGTTCCTGCGCAAACTTGACGAGCTGCCGGTGCCGCAGAAGCGGGTCGTCGACAACGCCGGTTTCTTCCACGCGGGTTCGCAGCCTCGGAAGGTCTCCGACGCCGAGCTGTACGACCGGATCGTGGGCGACTTCCCCCAGTGGCTGACGGCCGCGCGCGAGCGGGGGATCGTCCGGTGA